One window of the Zea mays cultivar B73 chromosome 3, Zm-B73-REFERENCE-NAM-5.0, whole genome shotgun sequence genome contains the following:
- the LOC100272830 gene encoding putative seven transmembrane receptor family protein precursor: MGLAAAAAARAVLLLLAVSGVLLSPAAAEIKQESFKDDSRGSILFEKFGFGLHGMVSISVTGAKYSSKLAKPDPAQLGFFLLSDESLFEAIYDQPAPTDLNPNPESSPTCVLASPYVRPLFTFAEVDDNGYHNQTFPITHPDEYSLFFANCAPETSVSMEVRTDMYNTNPDGTRDYLSVGMASVPTIYAFFAVCYVVFLAGWLYVTLHRNRLSAHRIHHLMSGLLVARMLYCISAAEDQHYIRTAGTPHGWDVMFYLFQLVKGVILFAVIALIGTGWSFLKPFLQDKEKKVLMVVIPLQVAANIAAAVVGETGPFLQGWVTWNQIFLFVDVACCCAVLFPVVWSMRALRESSKTDGKAARTLAKLMLFRQFYVAVIGYLYFTRIIVYALKTITNYKYRWVSVAAEEVATMAFYMFMFYMFRPAERNQYFALDEDDEEAAEMALREEEFEL; encoded by the coding sequence ATgggcctcgccgccgccgccgccgcccgcgcggtcctcctcctcctcgccgtATCCGGGGTCCTCCTCAGTCCTGCGGCGGCGGAGATCAAGCAGGAGTCCTTCAAGGACGACTCCCGCGGCTCCATCCTCTTCGAGAAGTTCGGCTTCGGCCTCCACGGCATGGTGTCTATCTCCGTCACCGGCGCCAAGTACTCCTCCAAGCTCGCTAAGCCCGACCCCGCGCAGCTcggcttcttcctcctctctgaCGAGTCGCTCTTCGAGGCCATCTACGATCAGCCGGCGCCCACGGATCTGAACCCCAACCCGGAATCCTCCCCCACGTGCGTCCTCGCCAGCCCCTACGTCAGGCCTCTCTTCACCTTCGCAGAGGTCGACGACAACGGCTACCACAACCAGACTTTCCCCATCACCCACCCCGACGAGTACAGCCTCTTCTTCGCCAACTGCGCGCCGGAGACCAGCGTCAGCATGGAGGTCCGCACCGACATGTACAACACCAACCCGGACGGCACCAGGGACTACCTCTCCGTCGGCATGGCCTCTGTCCCAACGATCTACGCCTTCTTCGCCGTCTGCTATGTCGTGTTCCTGGCCGGGTGGCTCTACGTCACCCTCCACCGCAACCGCCTCTCCGCGCACCGCATCCACCACCTCATGTCGGGTCTGCTCGTCGCGCGGATGCTCTATTGCATCTCGGCGGCCGAGGACCAGCACTACATCCGCACGGCCGGGACACCGCATGGGTGGGATGTCATGTTCTACCTGTTCCAGCTCGTGAAGGGTGTCATCTTGTTCGCTGTCATTGCGCTGATTGGGACCGGGTGGTCGTTCCTGAAGCCATTCCTGCAGGACAAGGAGAAGAAAGTGCTCATGGTGGTGATCCCTCTGCAGGTTGCAGCTAAcatcgctgctgctgtggtcggcgaGACTGGTCCTTTCTTGCAGGGATGGGTGACATGGAACCAGATCTTCTTGTTTGTTGATGTCGCTTGCTGCTGTGCTGTGCTCTTCCCAGTGGTGTGGTCGATGCGCGCTCTGCGGGAGTCATCCAAGACAGACGGCAAGGCAGCCAGAACCCTTGCCAAGCTCATGCTCTTCCGCCAGTTCTATGTTGCCGTTATTGGATACCTCTACTTCACCAGGATCATTGTGTATGCCCTCAAGACAATTACTAACTACAAGTACAGATGGGTCAGCGTTGCAGCGGAGGAGGTGGCCACCATGGCATTCTACATGTTCATGTTCTACATGTTCAGGCCAGCTGAGAGGAACCAGTACTTCGCActtgacgaggatgatgaggaagCCGCAGAGATGGCGCTCCGTGAGGAGGAGTTTGAGCTCTAG